A stretch of the Bacillus licheniformis DSM 13 = ATCC 14580 genome encodes the following:
- a CDS encoding GDSL-type esterase/lipase family protein yields the protein MTLQYTALGDSLTVGVGAGLFEPGFVQRYKRKMEEDLNEEVSLIVFAKSGLETSEILAMLNEPFIMEQVKKADVITITGCGNDLLQSLEIYEKEKDEHVFLEASSHCQKNYSGMLEKIREIKGEKDTRYLVRLLNLYNPFPSIELADKWISGFNRHLKQLESAPQIKVIDTYAVFKGREKEYLSIDRVHPSSRGYEAMSEKLRAAGYGRLEG from the coding sequence ATGACGCTTCAATATACGGCTCTCGGCGACTCTTTAACCGTCGGGGTCGGTGCAGGTTTGTTTGAGCCGGGATTTGTACAGCGCTATAAAAGGAAAATGGAAGAGGATTTGAACGAAGAAGTTTCTTTGATTGTATTTGCGAAATCCGGTCTTGAGACGTCGGAAATTTTAGCGATGCTGAACGAGCCTTTCATCATGGAACAGGTCAAAAAAGCGGACGTCATCACGATAACGGGCTGCGGAAATGATCTTCTGCAATCGCTGGAGATATATGAAAAAGAAAAGGATGAACACGTCTTTTTGGAAGCTTCCTCCCACTGTCAGAAAAACTACTCAGGCATGCTTGAGAAGATCAGAGAAATAAAGGGAGAAAAAGATACGCGTTATCTCGTCCGGCTTCTCAATTTATACAACCCATTTCCGTCAATCGAATTAGCGGACAAATGGATTTCCGGCTTTAACAGGCACTTAAAGCAGCTAGAGTCCGCTCCGCAAATCAAGGTGATCGATACTTATGCTGTCTTTAAAGGACGCGAAAAAGAATATTTGTCAATTGACCGTGTGCATCCAAGCAGCAGAGGGTATGAAGCGATGTCGGAAAAGCTGAGAGCGGCGGGCTACGGGCGGCTGGAGGGCTGA
- a CDS encoding PTS mannitol transporter subunit IICB — translation MEDRQNQDFKVKIQRFGSYLSGMIMPNIGAFIAWGIITALFIPTGWMPNEALASLVDPMIKFLLPLLIGYTGGKMVYDHRGGVVGATAAIGVIVGADIPMFLGAMIMGPLGGYLMKLTDRLFKDKVRSGFEMLINNFTAGILGFILAVLGFLAIGPVVLGLNKTLAAGVEVIVNANLLPLASIFVEPAKVLFLNNAINHGILSPIGIEQAAQTGKSILFLLEANPGPGLGILLAYMIFGRGTSKQTAPGAAVIHFLGGIHEIYFPYILMKPLLILAAIAGGASGVLTFSIFNAGLAAVPSPGSIIAVLAMTPKGNHIGVILGVLVAAVVSFIVASLILKTSKAGEEDLTAAAEKMQQMKGKKSQAVSALTSADEAEESAAPYENVSKIIFACDAGMGSSAMGASILKNKVKKAELDIDVSNTSINNLPEDADIVITHKDLTERAKAKLPSARHISVENFLNSPKYDELINQLKK, via the coding sequence ATGGAAGATAGACAAAATCAAGATTTCAAAGTAAAGATTCAACGTTTCGGAAGCTATTTGAGCGGAATGATCATGCCGAATATCGGTGCATTTATCGCATGGGGGATCATTACCGCATTGTTTATTCCGACGGGATGGATGCCGAATGAAGCGCTTGCTTCATTGGTTGATCCAATGATCAAATTTTTGCTGCCGCTCTTGATTGGATACACGGGCGGTAAGATGGTGTACGATCACCGCGGAGGCGTCGTCGGTGCGACTGCAGCGATCGGCGTTATCGTCGGCGCGGACATTCCGATGTTCCTCGGCGCGATGATCATGGGGCCGCTGGGCGGCTACCTGATGAAACTGACGGACAGGCTTTTCAAAGATAAGGTCCGTTCCGGATTTGAAATGCTGATCAACAACTTTACAGCCGGAATTCTCGGCTTCATTCTGGCGGTGCTCGGCTTTCTTGCAATCGGTCCGGTGGTGCTCGGCTTAAACAAAACATTGGCGGCCGGCGTGGAAGTGATCGTCAATGCGAATCTGCTTCCGCTCGCAAGTATTTTTGTAGAGCCTGCGAAAGTTCTTTTCCTTAACAATGCGATCAACCACGGTATTTTGAGCCCGATTGGTATTGAGCAGGCCGCCCAGACAGGAAAATCAATTTTATTCCTTTTAGAGGCGAACCCAGGCCCTGGTCTCGGGATTCTTTTAGCTTACATGATTTTCGGAAGAGGCACATCAAAGCAGACCGCTCCGGGCGCTGCAGTGATCCATTTCCTAGGCGGTATTCACGAAATTTATTTCCCTTACATTCTGATGAAACCGCTGTTAATCCTGGCTGCAATAGCGGGCGGAGCGAGCGGTGTGCTGACGTTTTCCATCTTTAATGCGGGGCTTGCGGCTGTTCCTTCACCTGGAAGTATTATTGCGGTGCTGGCGATGACGCCGAAAGGCAACCACATCGGCGTGATCCTTGGTGTTCTCGTCGCAGCAGTCGTTTCATTCATTGTAGCTTCTTTGATTTTGAAAACGTCTAAAGCCGGCGAAGAAGATTTGACGGCCGCGGCGGAAAAAATGCAGCAAATGAAAGGCAAGAAGAGCCAGGCCGTTTCTGCATTGACTTCGGCTGACGAAGCGGAAGAATCAGCGGCTCCGTACGAAAATGTCAGCAAGATCATCTTCGCGTGTGATGCCGGAATGGGCTCCAGTGCGATGGGGGCATCAATTTTGAAAAACAAAGTCAAAAAAGCAGAACTCGATATCGACGTATCCAATACATCGATCAATAATCTGCCGGAAGATGCCGATATCGTCATCACGCATAAAGACTTAACGGAACGCGCAAAAGCGAAGCTTCCAAGCGCCAGACACATATCGGTGGAAAACTTCCTTAACAGTCCAAAATACGACGAACTGATCAATCAGCTTAAAAAGTAA
- a CDS encoding PTS sugar transporter subunit IIA encodes MKPVLAKENIHLNQSAATQEEAIRLAGKALVDAGYVTADYIEKMLEREGLTSTYMGNAIAIPHGTEDSKQDVLHSGISVIQLPEGVEYGDGNIAKVIFGIAGKNDEHLEILSKIAIVCSEADNVERIINAKNEDELMAVFEEGDQV; translated from the coding sequence ATGAAACCAGTACTTGCAAAAGAAAACATTCATCTCAATCAATCTGCCGCAACGCAGGAAGAAGCGATCAGACTGGCCGGAAAGGCGCTGGTTGACGCCGGCTATGTTACCGCGGATTATATCGAGAAAATGTTGGAGAGGGAAGGCCTCACTTCCACTTACATGGGGAACGCAATCGCCATTCCGCATGGTACGGAAGACAGCAAGCAGGATGTTCTTCATTCCGGAATATCCGTTATCCAGCTTCCGGAAGGTGTCGAATACGGCGATGGCAATATTGCTAAAGTGATCTTTGGCATTGCCGGAAAAAATGATGAGCATTTGGAGATTTTGTCAAAGATTGCGATTGTCTGCTCAGAAGCGGACAATGTCGAACGGATCATCAATGCGAAAAATGAAGACGAGTTAATGGCGGTTTTTGAAGAAGGTGACCAGGTATGA
- a CDS encoding mannitol-1-phosphate 5-dehydrogenase yields the protein MIALHFGAGNIGRGFIGALLCKSGYDVVFADVNDAVINELNDKGRYTVEMADAGRKQETIGPVRAINSATQLDELYDLIAKADLVTTAVGPAVLKLIAEPIAEGLKRRMKINKQPLNIIACENMIGGSAHLREEIFARLTETERAAISDSVGFPNSAVDRIVPIQHHDDPLKVTVEPFFEWAVDQTEFAGKVPDIEGVTYVADLAPFIERKLFTVNTGHAMAAYAGYKKGLKTIKDAIHHPEVRQTVAGALEETGRYLVQTYDFTQEEHRAYMTKIIGRFENECLSDDVTRVARSPLRKLGRDDRLVGPARKLCDLGFEPVRLAEGIALALQFDCADDPEAVQLQSMIAEKGYAGVLRDVCGLEEDHSLFKLVISHLKA from the coding sequence ATGATTGCACTGCATTTCGGTGCGGGGAACATCGGCCGCGGATTTATCGGAGCCTTGCTCTGCAAATCGGGGTATGATGTCGTGTTCGCCGATGTAAATGATGCCGTGATCAATGAACTGAACGATAAGGGCCGCTATACCGTCGAAATGGCCGATGCCGGAAGGAAGCAGGAAACGATCGGACCGGTCCGGGCGATCAACAGTGCGACCCAGCTTGACGAATTGTATGATTTGATAGCGAAAGCCGACCTTGTCACCACAGCGGTAGGCCCGGCGGTGCTTAAATTGATCGCAGAGCCGATTGCAGAAGGTTTGAAGCGTCGGATGAAAATAAACAAGCAGCCTTTAAATATTATAGCTTGCGAGAATATGATCGGGGGCAGCGCTCATCTTCGCGAGGAAATTTTCGCCCGCTTAACTGAAACGGAGCGCGCCGCAATCAGCGATTCAGTCGGCTTTCCGAACTCGGCAGTCGACAGAATCGTGCCGATCCAGCACCATGATGATCCGTTGAAAGTAACGGTGGAGCCTTTTTTCGAATGGGCCGTTGATCAAACGGAATTCGCCGGAAAAGTGCCGGATATTGAAGGTGTGACATATGTAGCGGATCTTGCGCCATTCATCGAAAGAAAGCTGTTTACGGTCAATACCGGACACGCCATGGCGGCGTATGCCGGCTATAAGAAAGGTTTGAAGACGATAAAAGACGCCATTCATCATCCGGAGGTCCGCCAAACGGTGGCAGGCGCGCTAGAAGAAACAGGCCGGTACCTTGTCCAAACATACGATTTTACACAGGAAGAGCACCGGGCATATATGACAAAAATTATCGGCCGCTTTGAGAATGAATGCCTGTCAGACGATGTCACCCGTGTGGCCAGGTCGCCGCTTCGCAAGCTTGGCAGGGATGACCGTCTTGTCGGCCCGGCCCGGAAGCTTTGCGATCTCGGCTTTGAACCTGTCCGCCTTGCAGAAGGCATTGCCCTGGCGCTGCAGTTTGATTGTGCCGATGATCCGGAAGCCGTTCAGCTTCAAAGCATGATCGCTGAAAAAGGCTATGCCGGCGTGCTTCGCGACGTATGCGGACTCGAAGAGGATCATTCTTTATTCAAACTGGTAATCAGCCATTTGAAAGCATAG
- a CDS encoding BglG family transcription antiterminator, producing MYMTAREQKLMKYLLHQNRYVKVNEIAGYIEVSTRTVHRELKAVKSVLDKYRLQLDKQPGKGLKLVGAYRDKQRLLEDLSRDSHVEYSADERKLLILCAMLETGEPIKLYTIAHDLQVTAATISNDLDELEKWIAPFGLSLIRKRGYGIELRGPEDAKRKIVGNLMADKLDVQQFLETIEMNIKGKNEAPEKIFGVVSRGKLLKAEKVLFQMKEKYGLSLSDSAYIALVVHLTFAIERIQLGEMINMNEEELTDLKRTKEFELALALAKALEDAFHVKIPEAEAGYITMHLRSANKSFKIDYRAEDIELDTALRTKKLIDFISQKTGMNLTGNHSLYEGLIAHLEPAIIRIKEKMSVHNPLTEQVKKDYFLLYMAIEEGVEIFFPEIRFPDEEIAFIVLHFGSALEMSKQKVDINALVICSSGIGSSKMLASRLKKELPEIASFEISSLMELKTKNTDAFDIIVSTVPIPYENIDCVTVSPLLDTEDVKQIKHQLTRKIPLILRKKRMAPKKPEPFPDMLQIARKIGHYAAGIQHILSHFTVETMEAESSLEHTVKRICGTLEDQGLVKDAGQMADGLMKREAQGGLGIPGTTFALFHLKSEAAAVPLFKAYDLSKPFEIKGMDGSAMKMMRMLIMLAPADLSPEGSEILSFISSSMIESDESIKAYQTGDREQLYGMLNVLFHRFIQDKEW from the coding sequence ATGTATATGACAGCAAGGGAACAAAAACTAATGAAATACCTTTTGCATCAAAACCGTTATGTCAAAGTCAATGAAATTGCCGGCTATATAGAAGTCAGCACAAGAACGGTCCACCGCGAGCTCAAAGCGGTTAAATCCGTTCTGGACAAGTACAGGCTTCAGCTTGATAAGCAGCCGGGAAAAGGCTTGAAACTGGTCGGAGCCTACAGAGACAAACAGCGGCTTCTTGAAGATCTGTCCCGGGACAGTCATGTCGAATACAGTGCCGATGAACGAAAGCTTTTGATTTTATGCGCGATGCTTGAAACGGGAGAGCCGATCAAGCTTTATACAATTGCCCATGACTTGCAGGTGACGGCGGCAACGATCAGCAACGATCTTGACGAGCTGGAGAAGTGGATCGCTCCATTCGGCCTTTCGCTGATCAGAAAAAGAGGCTACGGTATAGAGCTGAGGGGGCCGGAGGACGCCAAGCGGAAAATCGTCGGAAACTTGATGGCCGACAAGCTCGATGTTCAGCAGTTTCTGGAAACGATCGAAATGAATATTAAAGGCAAGAACGAAGCGCCGGAGAAAATATTCGGTGTCGTCAGCCGGGGGAAATTGCTGAAAGCGGAAAAAGTGCTGTTTCAGATGAAAGAAAAGTATGGACTTTCTCTTTCCGACAGTGCATACATCGCTCTGGTCGTCCACTTGACGTTTGCGATCGAGCGGATACAGCTCGGTGAAATGATCAATATGAATGAAGAAGAATTGACGGATCTGAAGCGTACGAAAGAGTTTGAACTGGCGCTTGCGCTTGCAAAGGCGCTTGAAGATGCGTTTCACGTGAAGATACCCGAAGCTGAGGCGGGGTATATTACGATGCATTTAAGAAGCGCCAACAAAAGCTTCAAAATCGACTACAGAGCGGAAGATATCGAGCTGGATACTGCGCTCAGAACGAAAAAGCTGATCGATTTCATCTCGCAAAAAACGGGCATGAATTTAACCGGCAATCATTCGCTTTATGAAGGATTAATCGCCCACCTTGAACCGGCGATCATCCGGATCAAAGAAAAGATGTCGGTGCATAATCCGTTAACAGAGCAGGTCAAAAAAGATTATTTTCTCCTATATATGGCCATAGAGGAAGGCGTCGAAATATTTTTCCCGGAAATCCGGTTTCCAGATGAAGAAATTGCTTTTATCGTCCTTCACTTTGGATCGGCGCTTGAGATGAGCAAACAAAAAGTAGACATCAACGCGCTCGTGATTTGTTCGAGCGGAATCGGTTCATCAAAGATGCTGGCCTCGCGGTTGAAAAAAGAGCTTCCTGAAATCGCTTCCTTTGAGATATCCTCTCTGATGGAACTGAAGACGAAAAACACTGATGCCTTTGACATCATCGTTTCAACCGTGCCGATCCCATATGAAAACATTGACTGCGTCACCGTCAGTCCGCTCCTTGACACGGAAGATGTGAAACAGATCAAACACCAGCTCACCCGAAAAATCCCGCTCATCCTTCGGAAAAAGCGGATGGCGCCCAAAAAACCGGAGCCGTTTCCAGATATGCTTCAGATTGCGCGGAAAATCGGCCATTACGCGGCCGGCATTCAACATATACTGAGCCATTTTACGGTTGAAACGATGGAAGCTGAATCAAGCCTGGAACATACGGTCAAACGGATTTGCGGAACCCTGGAAGATCAAGGCCTGGTTAAGGATGCAGGGCAGATGGCGGATGGACTGATGAAAAGAGAAGCACAGGGTGGCCTCGGAATTCCCGGAACAACCTTCGCGCTGTTTCATTTAAAAAGTGAAGCGGCCGCGGTTCCCCTCTTTAAAGCTTATGATCTGTCCAAACCGTTCGAGATCAAAGGGATGGACGGAAGCGCCATGAAGATGATGCGGATGCTCATCATGCTGGCGCCGGCCGATCTGTCTCCGGAAGGTTCCGAGATTCTGAGCTTCATCAGCTCTTCGATGATAGAAAGTGATGAGAGCATAAAAGCATACCAGACCGGAGACCGCGAGCAGCTGTACGGCATGCTGAACGTGCTGTTTCACCGGTTTATACAGGATAAAGAGTGGTGA
- a CDS encoding SDR family oxidoreductase, which yields MDLRNQQTNGQPAQTQDRQPGIESVMNPRPIYEDENYKGTDKLKGKVALITGGDSGIGRAVAVAYAKEGADISIVYLNEHEDAQETKARVEKEGVKCLLLPGDVRDEAFCNDAVEQTVKELGRLDILVNNAAEQHPKDSIKEISSEQLEKTFKTNFFSYFYFTKKAIDYLEPGSAIINTTSINPYRGNPQLIDYTATKGAINAFTRSMSQALVKDGIRVNAVAPGPIWTPLIPSTFSGEEVAKFGTDTPMGRPGQPVDHVGCYVLLASDDSSYMTGQTLHVNGGDFITT from the coding sequence ATGGATTTGCGCAATCAGCAGACAAACGGGCAGCCGGCGCAGACGCAAGACCGCCAGCCCGGCATCGAAAGCGTCATGAATCCGCGTCCGATCTATGAGGATGAAAATTACAAAGGAACGGATAAACTGAAAGGAAAGGTCGCGCTGATCACAGGAGGCGACAGCGGAATCGGCAGAGCTGTTGCCGTTGCCTATGCTAAAGAAGGCGCGGACATCTCGATCGTCTACTTGAATGAACACGAAGACGCTCAGGAGACGAAAGCGCGCGTTGAAAAAGAGGGCGTCAAATGCCTGCTGCTTCCCGGCGATGTCAGGGATGAAGCTTTCTGCAATGACGCGGTTGAGCAGACGGTGAAGGAGCTGGGCCGTCTTGATATTCTTGTCAATAATGCGGCCGAACAGCATCCTAAAGACAGCATTAAAGAGATTTCCAGTGAACAGCTCGAGAAAACATTTAAAACAAATTTCTTCTCTTATTTCTACTTTACAAAAAAAGCGATTGATTATCTGGAGCCGGGCAGCGCGATCATCAATACAACATCGATCAACCCTTACCGGGGCAATCCGCAGCTGATTGACTACACGGCAACAAAAGGGGCGATCAATGCGTTTACACGGTCGATGTCACAGGCGCTCGTCAAAGACGGCATCCGTGTCAATGCCGTTGCACCGGGACCGATTTGGACGCCGCTGATCCCGTCAACGTTTTCAGGGGAGGAAGTGGCGAAGTTCGGTACAGATACACCGATGGGCCGTCCAGGTCAGCCGGTCGACCATGTGGGCTGCTATGTGCTTTTAGCATCTGACGATTCTTCGTATATGACAGGGCAGACCCTCCACGTCAACGGCGGAGACTTTATCACGACATAA
- a CDS encoding D-lyxose/D-mannose family sugar isomerase — protein MKVTKEDVIEYYEKAGIVLNDDDKENIQIMDYGLNKLDKLGLQLFVYVNTDRYCAKELVLFPEQTCPEHRHPPVDKQKGKEETFRCRYGKVYLYVEGEKTEAPAVMPPDEDIEHFTVWHEIQLTPGEQFTIPPDTKHWFKAGSEGAVVTEFSSTSTDDHDVFTDPRI, from the coding sequence GTGAAGGTGACAAAGGAAGATGTAATTGAATACTACGAGAAAGCGGGCATTGTGCTGAACGACGATGATAAAGAAAACATCCAAATCATGGACTACGGATTAAATAAGCTGGATAAGCTGGGGCTTCAGCTGTTCGTCTATGTCAACACAGACCGCTACTGCGCCAAAGAGCTCGTATTATTCCCTGAACAAACATGCCCCGAACACCGGCATCCTCCTGTAGACAAGCAGAAAGGGAAGGAAGAGACATTCAGGTGCAGATACGGAAAAGTGTATTTGTATGTAGAAGGAGAAAAAACGGAAGCCCCGGCCGTTATGCCGCCGGACGAGGATATTGAACATTTCACCGTTTGGCACGAAATTCAGCTCACGCCCGGCGAACAGTTTACGATTCCGCCGGACACGAAGCATTGGTTCAAAGCGGGGAGTGAAGGTGCGGTGGTCACGGAGTTTTCTTCAACAAGCACCGATGATCACGATGTGTTCACAGATCCGAGAATTTAG
- a CDS encoding DUF2283 domain-containing protein, whose product MNIFISFDAEADMGYIALTERRAGSVSATDDIGDTALSADFDRHQRIIGVEFPGDEAPEIARLGTLTGRKYKLEPAYLNGTHVRRFRPTAQEAVKTLCVNGVQFYFADHDGRHFIGFDVMERAKKSE is encoded by the coding sequence GTGAATATTTTCATATCGTTTGATGCCGAGGCTGATATGGGCTACATTGCTTTAACGGAAAGGCGGGCCGGATCGGTATCAGCAACAGATGATATCGGCGACACGGCTTTGTCTGCAGACTTTGACCGCCATCAGCGGATCATCGGTGTCGAATTTCCGGGGGACGAGGCTCCGGAAATCGCGCGGCTTGGAACGCTGACCGGCAGAAAATATAAACTTGAACCGGCTTACCTAAACGGGACGCACGTTCGGCGGTTTCGACCGACGGCACAGGAAGCGGTCAAAACACTTTGTGTGAACGGTGTTCAATTTTATTTTGCCGATCATGACGGACGGCACTTCATCGGCTTTGATGTGATGGAGCGAGCGAAAAAAAGCGAATGA
- a CDS encoding pyridoxamine 5'-phosphate oxidase family protein has translation MDQQQLKNKVLDILDHHKIGSLATVESGKPHSRYMTFFHDGLTLYTPTSDETHKAEEIDNNPNVHVLLGYNGEGLGDAYLEITGTAKLNHSKDLKDKIWDERLEQWFDGKDDPNLTVLEIEPSEIRLMNEGESTPVTLDM, from the coding sequence ATGGATCAGCAGCAATTGAAGAACAAGGTGCTTGATATTCTCGATCATCATAAAATCGGTTCGCTTGCAACGGTTGAAAGCGGCAAGCCTCATTCCCGCTACATGACCTTTTTCCATGACGGGCTGACGCTTTATACACCGACAAGCGATGAGACGCACAAGGCGGAAGAGATTGATAACAATCCGAACGTCCACGTGCTGTTGGGTTATAACGGCGAAGGATTAGGCGATGCATACCTTGAAATTACAGGTACGGCAAAGCTCAACCATTCAAAGGATTTAAAGGACAAAATTTGGGATGAAAGGCTTGAGCAATGGTTTGACGGAAAGGACGATCCGAACTTGACCGTGCTTGAGATTGAGCCTTCGGAAATCAGACTGATGAATGAAGGCGAAAGCACCCCGGTCACGCTTGACATGTAG
- a CDS encoding lipid II flippase Amj family protein, translating into MDFLTSKVLLIFCFLLLIHSIETLAYAARLSGARVGFIASALSLFNVMVIVSRMSNMVQQPVTGKLVDVAGADALSLVGSQFRFLIFGSTVGTIFGMLLLPTFVAVFSRAIVHLAGENGSVLQVFRKAFSKNSFKHAKHYAKRPSLEYVKDFRFRYIPKRLFVLNMVITAIYTIGVLAALYAGVLVPERHTTAVMASGLVNGVATMLLALFVDPKVSVLADDVAKGKRSYTYLKWASITMAASRVAGTIFAQVLFIPASYYIAWMTKWM; encoded by the coding sequence ATGGACTTTTTAACATCCAAGGTGCTATTGATTTTTTGTTTTCTGTTGTTGATCCATTCCATCGAAACGCTCGCTTACGCTGCCCGGCTGTCAGGCGCGAGAGTCGGATTTATCGCATCGGCTCTGTCATTATTTAATGTGATGGTCATCGTCTCGAGAATGTCAAACATGGTTCAGCAGCCTGTGACGGGAAAGCTTGTTGATGTCGCGGGGGCGGATGCGCTTTCCCTCGTCGGTAGCCAATTTCGGTTTTTGATCTTTGGTTCAACCGTCGGCACAATTTTCGGAATGCTGCTTCTGCCGACATTCGTCGCCGTATTTTCGAGAGCGATTGTTCATTTGGCAGGAGAAAATGGCTCCGTTTTGCAAGTGTTTCGCAAGGCGTTTTCAAAAAATAGCTTCAAGCATGCAAAGCATTATGCAAAAAGACCGAGCCTGGAATATGTGAAAGACTTTCGGTTCCGCTATATACCGAAACGGCTGTTTGTCTTGAACATGGTCATTACGGCGATTTATACAATCGGCGTTCTTGCCGCTCTTTATGCGGGCGTCCTTGTGCCCGAAAGGCATACGACCGCGGTGATGGCCTCCGGCCTTGTCAACGGGGTTGCGACGATGCTGCTCGCGCTGTTTGTCGATCCAAAGGTGTCGGTACTTGCAGATGACGTAGCAAAAGGGAAGCGGAGCTATACGTATTTGAAATGGGCTTCGATCACAATGGCAGCATCGAGGGTGGCCGGGACGATTTTTGCCCAAGTACTATTTATTCCCGCTTCTTACTATATCGCATGGATGACGAAGTGGATGTAG
- a CDS encoding LCP family protein has protein sequence MERVRVRVRKPKRKRRKIIKRLFTLTLLVIIAAAGYTYFEYKKGLSESDGDFKEDGQFEFNGEGSDLDEVNILVLGIDSRGEDHSRSDSMMVIHYNKKQKQPKLISIMRDSYVDIPGYDKQKVNAAYAYGGPELVRKTLKESFDLDINYYAVIDFKGFAKIVDAVAPDGIEVDVPKKMSYGIGMTLQPGKQVLHGERLLGYVRFRHDRESDFGRVRRQQEVFSKLQKEAVSIGNIAQLPKLWGLVDPYIETNIPNGVILSVGKDFLLGSVKETKSFRLPVDGSFTNKDDPKYGAVLDLDLEQNKEELKRFLNE, from the coding sequence GTGGAGAGGGTTAGAGTAAGAGTAAGAAAACCGAAAAGAAAAAGGCGAAAAATCATAAAGCGCCTGTTTACATTAACTTTGCTGGTTATCATAGCAGCAGCGGGTTATACCTACTTTGAATACAAAAAAGGCTTATCTGAATCTGACGGAGATTTTAAAGAAGACGGACAGTTTGAATTTAACGGGGAAGGCTCTGATCTTGATGAAGTGAACATCCTCGTTCTTGGGATCGATTCAAGAGGGGAAGACCATTCAAGGTCTGACTCCATGATGGTCATCCACTATAATAAAAAGCAGAAACAGCCTAAATTGATTTCGATTATGAGGGACAGCTATGTCGACATTCCGGGATATGACAAGCAAAAAGTCAATGCGGCTTATGCATACGGAGGCCCGGAACTCGTCAGAAAAACATTAAAAGAATCCTTTGATTTGGACATTAACTATTACGCTGTCATCGATTTTAAAGGTTTTGCCAAAATCGTTGATGCGGTGGCGCCTGACGGCATCGAAGTCGATGTTCCGAAAAAAATGTCATACGGAATCGGCATGACACTGCAGCCGGGAAAACAAGTTCTTCACGGTGAAAGGCTGCTGGGCTATGTCCGGTTCAGGCATGACAGAGAAAGCGATTTTGGACGGGTCAGAAGGCAGCAGGAAGTCTTTTCAAAGCTTCAAAAAGAAGCGGTGAGCATCGGAAATATCGCACAGCTTCCGAAGCTGTGGGGGCTCGTCGATCCGTATATTGAAACAAACATTCCGAACGGCGTCATACTCTCCGTCGGCAAAGACTTTTTGCTTGGAAGCGTAAAAGAAACCAAAAGCTTCAGGCTGCCGGTTGACGGATCATTTACGAACAAAGACGATCCAAAATACGGGGCAGTCCTTGATTTAGACCTTGAACAAAACAAGGAAGAGCTGAAACGCTTTTTAAATGAGTGA
- a CDS encoding DUF3817 domain-containing protein, with protein sequence MLQTPIGRLRLMGFIEGMSLLILLFIAMPLKYWADYPMAVTIVGSVHGGLFILYLFVLLYATFVLRWSVKWPAAGLVAAFVPFGNFLYDRGLKKYDQ encoded by the coding sequence ATGCTGCAAACGCCGATTGGCCGCCTTCGGTTGATGGGTTTTATTGAAGGCATGTCGCTTTTAATCCTGCTGTTCATCGCCATGCCGCTTAAATATTGGGCGGATTACCCGATGGCCGTTACGATTGTCGGATCGGTTCACGGCGGATTGTTTATTTTGTATTTGTTTGTTCTGTTGTATGCAACTTTTGTGCTGAGGTGGTCTGTGAAATGGCCGGCTGCCGGTCTTGTGGCCGCATTTGTTCCATTCGGCAATTTCCTTTATGACCGGGGACTAAAAAAATATGATCAGTAA
- a CDS encoding carboxymuconolactone decarboxylase family protein — protein MTRINFSDRGETPFQRLLGHSESLMSSWTALAEELSGDGFLSKELKEQVRRVLAQGNGCEYCKAKGKPEIPNQQKTSFAMGFAEVFLAQRERVSDRQFDVLKEVFSEEEITELTAFICFTTAQQYFGALMKLPADA, from the coding sequence ATGACAAGAATCAATTTTTCAGACAGAGGAGAGACGCCGTTTCAGCGGCTGCTCGGACACTCTGAAAGCCTGATGTCAAGCTGGACGGCTTTAGCTGAGGAGCTGTCAGGAGATGGCTTTTTATCAAAGGAACTGAAGGAGCAGGTGCGCCGTGTGCTGGCTCAGGGAAACGGGTGTGAATATTGCAAGGCCAAGGGGAAGCCCGAGATTCCGAATCAGCAGAAAACGAGCTTTGCGATGGGGTTTGCAGAGGTCTTTTTGGCGCAGAGGGAGCGCGTGTCAGACAGGCAGTTTGATGTTTTAAAAGAAGTGTTTTCAGAAGAAGAAATAACGGAATTGACCGCATTTATTTGTTTTACGACTGCCCAGCAATACTTCGGCGCTTTAATGAAGCTTCCGGCAGACGCATAA